In Psychrobacter sp. JCM 18902, a single window of DNA contains:
- a CDS encoding cation:proton antiporter, which yields MAPTSSLTILEISAIFLSITALLTYVNHRFIGLPTTIGVMVISILLSIGAIFLGFLGFDQLIDYEVSLLEQLDFTEVLLDGMLSMLLFAGALHVNISDLKRYKLPIGILACVGTIVSAMLIATALYFMLPLLGFGLPFLWCLLFGALISPTDPIAVMGILASAGAPKSIETVIAGESLFNDGIGVVIFVLLLGILSSGDIPTANYVAHTLAVEAGGGIIFGLVLGSILYYMLKSIDSYQEEVLLTLAGVIGGYALASHWHLSGPLAMVMMGLMVGNRGRALAMSDKTRHYIDLFWELIDEILNAILFVLIGLEVVMIAYSGNLFIAAGLTIVIALLARFIVVGMTTKTFHRQLDLPTGAWKVLTWGGLRGGISVALVLQLPLGTERDILLALTYAVVIFSILVQGLSIGKVAKSIRTDKSTAKP from the coding sequence ATGGCCCCTACCAGTAGCCTAACCATACTTGAAATCAGCGCGATATTCTTATCAATCACAGCCCTATTAACTTACGTTAACCATCGTTTTATTGGCCTACCGACGACGATTGGCGTGATGGTTATCTCCATTTTATTATCTATTGGCGCGATATTTTTGGGATTTTTGGGATTTGATCAGCTGATTGATTATGAAGTAAGCTTGTTAGAGCAGCTTGATTTTACCGAAGTTTTATTAGACGGCATGCTCTCTATGCTGTTATTTGCAGGGGCGCTGCACGTCAATATCAGCGATTTAAAACGTTATAAGCTGCCTATTGGCATCCTTGCTTGCGTCGGTACCATCGTCTCTGCGATGCTTATCGCCACGGCGCTTTATTTTATGCTGCCGCTGCTTGGTTTCGGTTTGCCGTTTCTTTGGTGTTTGCTATTCGGTGCTCTAATATCACCGACCGACCCCATTGCCGTAATGGGTATTTTGGCATCGGCTGGCGCGCCAAAAAGTATAGAAACGGTCATCGCGGGCGAGTCTTTATTTAATGATGGTATCGGCGTCGTCATCTTTGTATTGCTGCTAGGTATTTTATCCAGTGGTGATATCCCAACCGCCAATTATGTGGCGCATACTCTAGCGGTCGAAGCCGGTGGCGGCATTATTTTTGGGTTGGTACTTGGGTCGATTTTGTATTACATGCTGAAAAGTATCGATAGCTATCAAGAAGAAGTGTTGTTAACGCTTGCTGGTGTGATAGGTGGTTATGCACTCGCCAGTCATTGGCATTTATCAGGACCACTCGCCATGGTGATGATGGGATTAATGGTTGGTAATCGCGGACGAGCATTGGCGATGAGCGATAAAACGCGGCATTATATTGATTTATTTTGGGAATTAATCGATGAAATTCTCAATGCTATTTTATTCGTACTCATCGGTTTAGAAGTAGTGATGATTGCTTATTCGGGTAATTTATTTATCGCCGCTGGCTTGACGATTGTCATTGCCCTACTTGCGCGTTTTATCGTTGTAGGTATGACGACCAAAACCTTTCATCGTCAGCTCGATTTGCCGACTGGTGCATGGAAAGTGCTGACATGGGGCGGATTACGTGGGGGTATTTCGGTTGCCTTAGTGTTGCAGCTGCCGCTGGGAACCGAACGCGATATCTTGTTGGCGCTCACTTATGCAGTCGTGATATTCTCTATCTTGGTGCAAGGTTTGAGTATTGGCAAAGTCGCCAAAAGCATTCGCACTGATAAGAGTACAGCAAAGCCATAA
- a CDS encoding DUF2254 domain-containing protein, protein MDKHPKSGWLKSLLLTIMHRLKQFAQLWSLQTLLDLPDRLRNLWQQLIGSYWFIPTACVIVGILLAPLLVTIDQHFDRETVREITFAFTGDDDAARAIMTAIAGAVLGVAGTTFSITIAVLSMASSQFGPRLLRNFLTDTPNQFVLGAFIGTFSYSLLVLKSIHKYDVAFGVPQLAVTFAIIMAIICALLLVYFVQHMVHAIQASHVIQNASNDAINNIHYWYRDHCDIQHQRDIEHHDIEQFHHWSAMPIYPPSSGYVQQFYLESLITLTQDYGGVVQMRINLGDYVTDKNVIGYFYQRPAGHPNNRQKTATPSLAVVPRAPDGLFWQRFAGCIRIEQRLAHSNDIAYSLGQMTEIAVRALSPGINDPKTAVNCVQSLTSCLSIMMRRQPPSPYHFYTPAQNDDSSKAEVKQRRLAILAIVTHTPKISDFINTSLGEIRRYAAADLMVLKALCQAMVNLSYARVNNAQQQTLLHEIKLIERAGEENLSYQELIDDLSAMCQQAQQFILSNDAHHQYFNYVSAFDTHIRQALQTQ, encoded by the coding sequence TTGGATAAACACCCTAAAAGTGGCTGGCTTAAGTCGCTATTGCTCACCATCATGCATAGGTTAAAGCAATTTGCCCAGCTCTGGTCGCTACAGACGCTACTGGATTTACCCGATAGACTAAGAAACCTATGGCAGCAGCTTATCGGCTCTTATTGGTTTATCCCAACGGCTTGCGTCATCGTTGGAATATTGCTTGCGCCTTTATTAGTCACTATTGATCAACACTTTGACCGCGAAACCGTCAGAGAGATTACCTTTGCTTTTACCGGTGACGACGATGCGGCGCGCGCCATCATGACTGCCATCGCAGGCGCAGTATTAGGCGTAGCAGGTACGACATTTTCTATTACGATCGCGGTACTGTCGATGGCCTCTTCGCAATTTGGCCCACGGCTGTTGCGCAATTTTTTGACCGATACGCCTAACCAGTTTGTATTGGGGGCGTTCATTGGCACCTTTAGTTATAGTTTATTGGTGTTAAAATCCATCCATAAATATGACGTGGCTTTTGGTGTGCCACAGCTCGCAGTGACTTTTGCGATTATCATGGCAATTATATGTGCGCTGTTGCTGGTGTACTTTGTACAGCATATGGTACATGCCATTCAAGCCTCACATGTGATTCAAAACGCCAGCAATGATGCGATTAATAATATTCACTATTGGTATCGTGATCATTGCGATATCCAGCATCAACGCGATATAGAACATCATGACATTGAACAGTTTCATCACTGGTCAGCGATGCCCATCTATCCACCAAGCTCAGGTTATGTTCAACAATTTTACCTTGAGTCACTGATTACACTGACACAAGACTATGGCGGAGTGGTGCAAATGCGTATTAATCTTGGTGATTATGTCACTGACAAAAATGTTATCGGTTACTTTTACCAGCGTCCAGCAGGTCATCCAAACAATCGACAAAAAACAGCGACGCCATCTTTAGCTGTTGTACCGCGTGCCCCTGACGGACTTTTTTGGCAGCGCTTTGCAGGCTGTATACGTATCGAACAACGACTGGCTCATTCTAACGATATTGCTTATAGCTTGGGACAAATGACTGAAATCGCCGTACGAGCATTGTCTCCAGGTATCAATGATCCAAAAACAGCGGTCAACTGCGTACAATCACTGACCAGTTGCTTAAGTATTATGATGCGTCGCCAGCCGCCCAGCCCCTATCATTTTTATACACCGGCACAAAACGATGATTCATCGAAAGCCGAAGTTAAACAGCGACGCTTGGCGATATTAGCCATAGTTACTCATACTCCCAAAATATCTGATTTTATCAATACATCACTAGGCGAGATACGTCGGTATGCAGCAGCAGATTTGATGGTCTTAAAAGCGCTATGTCAGGCGATGGTCAATCTAAGTTATGCTCGCGTAAATAACGCACAGCAGCAAACCCTATTGCATGAGATAAAACTGATTGAGCGCGCAGGAGAAGAAAACCTAAGCTATCAAGAGCTGATAGATGACTTGAGCGCGATGTGCCAACAAGCCCAACAGTTCATACTTAGCAACGATGCTCATCATCAGTATTTTAACTATGTTAGCGCGTTTGACACCCATATTCGCCAAGCATTACAAACGCAATAA
- a CDS encoding M66 family metalloprotease yields MPFSAKALSICVVSIMLSACGEGDDSTSSLVPPTVNLPVETPPVKPPVTSIPATPLEPSTPVKPPITSIPATPLEPSTPVKPPITSIPATPIGPNTPIKPPATSIPATPLEPSTPIKPPVTSIPATPIGPSTPVKPPVTSIPATPLEPSTPIKYPEPKKDIADFYLLGFFDHDGRAGEIRAIRPDLVGDFQAMIQFGQNHTVDPQGNEAKNMPRLTAEKEALLLVTPTLEMGDINKLAAEIYKDGVLLRTVNLADPTQIPDTDQTNTDQRARVAYSKRAWSTKLNWDEVQGGLKIRIVDDQNRSGELSEDNIDFAAPGELVLTNIRLGMLTDAPQSWGHYMLRDPERAGSDYFQTIPAAQMTVASYDDMKLERVMVANGTIYDSISDSNDAGVYAGDMRENTAKSTFGVGINLANWGVTSASMQSQEQPQLTQNVNAHHARGKYKNGEYNHGLSGGNGMLTLIDSQGNEFSHEIGHHYGLSHYPGEQNGDFFWAEHHANSGWGYNGVRNKMRSNLDWPRQVEGDGLTGKPLFLATYGYGRDAMSGGSQSGAYSNYTHYTGYSTKIKIQPAFDKAVFDADSPTGYKKWNAELRKMEVIQPKVWKESKNVWYNSANGNYLKPRLQGVPVFTILGGYDPVAQKGIIYPEARGNWGNVFELPTPNNSLESASCWLSVTYSNNTINDIALAPNRMNGNANKFHINLAIAEDPKKVDLYCKKVNEAQVQLSTIDIRQYSEAIKPAVTFGKEQGYTALRKVELPILEQKLLAQAENSTISLDANGQLLYDSYKEYRDELSPLALQTLERYEKQQETLNRLNRWVNVYRTDLIKKESEALTEFQKFVVDLELQDDKPLDNVTTIRNGNNCLKVETLEDGKLNSFISGPSGCTGDDSEQWIYDLKGKIHSKMALDQCLTEQGSWVVLGTCSLDSPAQVWEMNGTDQIKQGGKCFDLRTGNLVDNRGSLITYNCSGGWNQKWTTLTKNPSFILATAGNNLPLIVDSLQKQPVSTDDMQTRSLSMDSKEEPSVLAKVSTAISTWIDNLVN; encoded by the coding sequence ATACCATTCTCAGCAAAAGCGCTAAGCATTTGTGTCGTATCCATTATGCTTTCTGCTTGTGGTGAAGGTGATGACAGCACATCATCACTTGTACCACCAACCGTTAATCTACCAGTAGAAACGCCGCCTGTTAAGCCGCCAGTAACGAGCATTCCTGCTACGCCACTTGAACCAAGCACGCCTGTTAAGCCGCCAATAACGAGTATTCCTGCTACGCCGCTTGAACCAAGTACGCCTGTTAAACCACCAATAACGAGCATTCCTGCTACACCAATTGGGCCAAATACGCCTATTAAGCCGCCAGCAACGAGTATTCCTGCTACGCCACTTGAACCAAGTACGCCTATTAAGCCACCAGTAACGAGCATTCCTGCTACGCCAATTGGGCCAAGTACGCCTGTTAAGCCACCGGTAACGAGTATTCCTGCTACGCCACTTGAACCAAGTACGCCTATTAAATATCCAGAACCAAAAAAGGATATTGCTGATTTTTATTTATTAGGGTTTTTTGACCACGATGGTAGAGCGGGAGAAATTCGTGCTATTCGTCCAGACTTGGTTGGCGACTTTCAAGCGATGATACAGTTTGGGCAGAATCATACCGTTGATCCACAGGGTAACGAAGCAAAAAACATGCCGCGCCTGACGGCAGAAAAAGAGGCGCTGTTATTAGTGACGCCTACGCTTGAAATGGGTGACATTAATAAATTAGCGGCTGAAATTTACAAAGACGGGGTTTTATTACGAACTGTCAATTTAGCCGATCCGACTCAAATCCCAGACACGGATCAGACTAACACTGATCAGCGCGCACGCGTTGCTTACAGTAAGCGTGCTTGGTCAACCAAACTCAACTGGGATGAGGTACAAGGTGGTCTCAAAATTCGCATTGTGGATGACCAAAATCGTAGCGGTGAATTGTCAGAAGATAACATAGATTTTGCCGCCCCTGGTGAGTTGGTATTGACCAATATCCGTCTGGGCATGTTAACGGATGCACCTCAATCTTGGGGTCATTATATGCTACGCGATCCAGAAAGAGCGGGTTCAGACTACTTCCAAACCATTCCAGCAGCACAAATGACCGTTGCTAGCTATGATGACATGAAGCTCGAACGAGTAATGGTCGCCAATGGCACTATTTATGATTCAATCAGTGACTCAAATGATGCTGGCGTTTATGCTGGTGATATGCGCGAAAACACCGCGAAATCAACCTTTGGTGTTGGCATTAATTTAGCCAATTGGGGCGTCACCAGTGCTTCAATGCAAAGTCAAGAGCAACCGCAATTGACCCAAAACGTCAATGCGCATCACGCTCGCGGTAAATATAAGAATGGTGAATATAACCACGGCTTAAGCGGCGGTAATGGTATGTTGACCCTAATCGACTCTCAAGGTAATGAGTTCAGCCACGAAATCGGTCATCATTATGGCTTGAGTCATTATCCTGGTGAACAGAACGGCGATTTCTTTTGGGCCGAGCATCATGCTAATAGTGGCTGGGGCTATAATGGCGTCAGAAACAAAATGCGCAGCAACTTAGACTGGCCACGACAGGTCGAGGGTGATGGTCTCACTGGTAAACCTCTTTTCTTAGCCACCTATGGCTATGGTCGCGATGCGATGTCTGGTGGATCACAGAGTGGCGCTTATTCAAACTATACTCACTATACGGGTTATAGTACAAAAATTAAGATACAGCCAGCATTTGATAAAGCAGTATTTGACGCTGACTCACCAACTGGCTATAAGAAATGGAATGCTGAGCTTAGAAAGATGGAAGTCATCCAGCCTAAAGTGTGGAAAGAATCCAAAAACGTTTGGTACAACAGTGCCAACGGTAATTACTTAAAACCACGCTTACAAGGCGTGCCAGTATTTACCATTTTAGGCGGTTATGACCCTGTCGCGCAAAAAGGCATCATTTATCCAGAAGCACGTGGTAACTGGGGCAACGTCTTTGAGTTACCGACACCGAATAACTCACTTGAATCAGCAAGCTGCTGGTTAAGCGTCACTTATAGTAATAACACGATTAATGATATTGCGTTGGCTCCTAATCGAATGAATGGTAATGCCAATAAATTCCATATCAATTTAGCCATCGCTGAAGATCCGAAAAAAGTGGATTTGTACTGTAAAAAGGTCAATGAAGCACAAGTACAGCTCTCAACCATTGATATTCGTCAATATAGTGAGGCGATTAAACCTGCGGTTACCTTTGGTAAAGAACAGGGCTATACGGCACTAAGAAAGGTAGAATTGCCAATCTTAGAGCAGAAACTTCTTGCTCAAGCAGAAAATTCGACTATTAGTTTAGACGCCAATGGTCAGTTGTTATATGATTCTTACAAAGAGTATCGTGATGAGCTTAGCCCTTTAGCACTCCAAACATTAGAGCGTTATGAGAAGCAGCAAGAAACTCTAAATCGTCTAAACCGCTGGGTCAATGTCTATCGTACGGATTTAATCAAAAAAGAGTCTGAAGCACTTACCGAATTTCAAAAGTTTGTTGTAGATTTAGAGCTACAAGATGACAAACCTTTAGATAATGTGACTACTATCCGTAATGGCAACAACTGCCTTAAAGTTGAAACTCTAGAAGATGGTAAGTTAAATAGCTTTATTAGCGGCCCAAGTGGCTGTACTGGTGATGACTCTGAACAGTGGATTTACGATCTTAAAGGTAAAATTCACAGCAAAATGGCATTAGATCAGTGTTTAACGGAACAAGGTTCTTGGGTCGTTTTAGGCACTTGTAGCTTGGACTCGCCAGCGCAAGTTTGGGAGATGAACGGTACTGACCAAATCAAACAAGGTGGCAAATGCTTTGATTTGCGTACTGGTAATTTAGTAGATAATCGCGGAAGCTTAATTACTTACAATTGTAGTGGTGGCTGGAATCAAAAGTGGACAACGTTAACCAAAAACCCAAGCTTTATCTTAGCAACCGCTGGTAATAATCTACCGTTAATCGTAGATAGTCTGCAAAAACAGCCAGTATCGACGGATGATATGCAAACGCGTTCATTAAGTATGGACAGTAAAGAAGAGCCATCAGTGCTAGCAAAAGTAAGCACTGCGATAAGCACTTGGATTGACAATCTAGTCAATTAA
- a CDS encoding YihY family inner membrane protein, whose translation MENLSKKIPFLHQRWFQFSRFLTRHFFEDNCQQKAASLTYTTMLSIVPVLTVLLMILSSVPALASVRAQIYEVIYSNLLPQSSMQVSEYINSFAEKSSNLTIIGAMVLFFTTIMTLTTIERAFNQIWRVENRSGGMKSMLRYWTIVTLGPLVLGTAFLASSAVQSLSFLNRQIAGYGIDWSFWVQAVSIGITVAGFIGMYWFIPKARVPAKNAAIAGLFVAIVFELMKHLFGTVMANFTSYEAIYGAFAALPIFLLWIYLSWNLILLGVEISYTLTIFETEEVYPRHPLLSLLDMLNLVYTHHLKGEAVSEQALRNVLGRKELPKWYTYINYLQDSNLITMTEDNDYVLKRDLSKMTLWDFYRTLPYPLPIKDELDEMGPEDQKPWLSLLVNRFENTEAYAKQQLDLPLNAIFANSEPRKKADSNGKGIKGGQSNLFRKTSATTAALDKNEPIKDTPHFDPIAYDKDSDIECDERDNEILIPKDLNDSQIKTNGNLFNYKDDIITESDNPKTN comes from the coding sequence ATGGAAAATTTATCAAAAAAAATCCCGTTTTTACATCAACGCTGGTTTCAATTCTCACGATTCTTGACTCGGCACTTTTTTGAAGACAATTGCCAGCAAAAAGCGGCATCGCTGACCTACACGACTATGTTATCAATTGTACCCGTCCTAACCGTCCTATTGATGATCCTATCTTCTGTACCCGCACTTGCGTCCGTTAGAGCACAGATATATGAAGTGATTTATAGTAACTTGCTACCACAATCAAGTATGCAGGTCAGTGAGTATATCAATAGCTTCGCTGAAAAATCCTCAAATCTAACCATCATTGGGGCAATGGTGTTATTTTTTACGACCATTATGACGTTAACAACCATCGAACGCGCTTTTAACCAAATCTGGCGGGTAGAAAATCGCTCTGGCGGTATGAAAAGTATGCTGCGCTATTGGACCATCGTCACGTTAGGACCGTTAGTACTGGGTACGGCATTTCTTGCTTCAAGCGCGGTACAAAGTTTGAGTTTTTTAAATCGACAAATCGCTGGTTATGGCATTGACTGGTCTTTTTGGGTACAAGCCGTATCCATTGGTATCACTGTCGCAGGCTTTATTGGTATGTACTGGTTCATCCCAAAAGCACGTGTACCCGCGAAAAATGCAGCCATTGCTGGTCTCTTCGTCGCTATCGTATTCGAGCTGATGAAGCACTTGTTTGGTACAGTAATGGCAAACTTCACCAGTTATGAAGCGATTTACGGGGCTTTTGCGGCACTGCCCATCTTCTTATTATGGATATATTTGTCTTGGAATTTAATTCTATTAGGTGTTGAGATTAGCTATACCTTGACGATTTTTGAGACTGAAGAGGTCTATCCACGCCATCCTCTGCTAAGTTTGCTCGATATGCTAAACCTCGTTTATACCCATCATTTAAAAGGGGAAGCGGTAAGCGAACAAGCGCTACGTAACGTGCTAGGACGCAAAGAGCTACCAAAATGGTATACCTATATTAATTATCTGCAAGACAGCAATCTAATCACCATGACTGAAGATAATGATTATGTGCTTAAGAGAGATTTGAGCAAAATGACATTATGGGATTTTTATCGCACCCTACCTTACCCCTTGCCTATCAAAGATGAGCTAGATGAGATGGGGCCAGAGGATCAAAAACCTTGGCTTAGCTTGCTAGTCAATCGTTTTGAAAATACGGAAGCTTATGCCAAGCAACAGTTAGATCTACCGTTAAATGCTATTTTTGCCAATAGTGAGCCACGTAAGAAAGCTGATTCTAATGGAAAAGGCATCAAAGGCGGTCAATCAAATTTATTTAGAAAAACCTCGGCGACCACTGCAGCATTAGACAAGAATGAGCCGATCAAAGACACCCCACACTTTGACCCAATAGCTTATGATAAAGACAGTGATATTGAATGCGATGAGCGGGACAATGAGATTCTTATTCCTAAAGATTTGAATGACTCTCAAATTAAAACCAATGGTAATCTCTTTAATTATAAAGACGATATCATTACTGAATCAGATAACCCAAAAACGAATTAA
- the wrbA gene encoding NAD(P)H:quinone oxidoreductase, which produces MSQTAPYVLVLYYSNYGTTKTLAYAIAQGIEDAGMTARIRTVPTVAPETTSSKPAIPDEGDLYCTMDDLRDCMGLALGSPTHFGNMAAPMKYFWDNTVTIWLAGNLQNKPAAVFTATGSMHGGQETTLLTMMLPLLHHGMILVGVPYAEPALNRTHRGGSPYGASHVSGALHDQPVSADERELAIAQGRRLAISATALAQANWTR; this is translated from the coding sequence ATGAGTCAGACCGCCCCTTATGTTTTGGTGCTCTATTATTCAAATTACGGTACGACTAAGACATTGGCTTATGCTATCGCTCAAGGTATTGAGGATGCTGGTATGACAGCCCGTATCCGTACTGTACCAACGGTTGCACCCGAGACCACGTCGAGCAAGCCTGCGATACCTGATGAAGGTGACTTATATTGCACTATGGACGATCTAAGAGACTGTATGGGTTTGGCGCTTGGTAGCCCGACGCACTTCGGTAATATGGCTGCTCCCATGAAATATTTTTGGGACAATACGGTCACTATTTGGCTGGCAGGTAATTTACAGAACAAACCTGCTGCTGTATTTACTGCGACCGGCTCGATGCACGGCGGGCAGGAGACGACATTGCTGACCATGATGTTGCCGTTGCTGCATCACGGCATGATCCTTGTTGGTGTGCCTTATGCTGAGCCTGCGCTTAATCGTACTCATCGTGGTGGCTCGCCTTATGGTGCCAGCCACGTGAGTGGGGCGTTACATGATCAACCCGTCTCAGCTGATGAGCGCGAGTTGGCTATCGCCCAAGGTCGGCGCTTGGCTATTAGTGCTACTGCATTGGCGCAAGCTAACTGGACTCGCTAA